The proteins below come from a single Acidimicrobiia bacterium genomic window:
- a CDS encoding cyclic nucleotide-binding domain-containing protein, whose translation MAVEYRWVVSPVREPHKRSLDNYILLNPDDIAALMPLGTVHPTLVGEMIFAAGDATQSFVVVLAGKVDIVGAGLDGPSIITTHIAGQFLGELNLLVGQRPFVSAVVTEAGSVLVIPLPVLTDFLRATPELADLVFDEFMLRRSRLHRGSGTANVVIVGSGFSPEAMALRVFASRSYVPFQWIDLDSHADPIGFLARLGIDPAAVPVVITPASRLDQPTTVEFAHSLGLDHGPALNDVHDVVIVGLGPAGLAAAIVAVSEGLDVVCLEAVAVGGQAAASSRIENYLGFPNGISGKELTTSAALQAQRLGARLTSPSKVVGLRVADEHRVIQLEDGTEIASRTVVIASGARYRRLDVEDLARFEGAGVYYSTSKIETRLCAAQSVIVVGGGDSAGQAALALAQNCAAVTVLARRPNLPETMSQYLVTRIESHPRIRVMSGTEVRVITGVDAVESVVVENTITGERETLPCRAVFCFIGAVPATEWLCGAVALDAKGFALTAGDLPANPIDGGLFGDFDPLPYETSLPSVFAVGDVRSHSVKRVANAVGEGSTVVHSILRTLDPCL comes from the coding sequence ATGGCCGTGGAGTACCGTTGGGTTGTGAGCCCGGTGCGGGAACCCCATAAGCGATCGCTCGACAACTACATCCTCCTCAACCCCGATGACATTGCGGCCCTTATGCCCTTGGGAACGGTGCACCCCACTCTCGTCGGGGAAATGATTTTTGCCGCGGGGGACGCCACCCAGTCGTTCGTTGTGGTGCTCGCTGGAAAGGTCGACATCGTCGGCGCTGGCCTCGACGGACCGTCCATCATCACCACTCACATTGCCGGGCAGTTTCTCGGCGAGCTCAACCTGCTGGTGGGCCAGCGCCCCTTCGTCAGCGCCGTGGTCACCGAAGCGGGCTCGGTACTCGTCATCCCCTTGCCTGTATTAACCGATTTCTTGCGCGCCACACCGGAACTGGCCGACCTGGTGTTCGATGAGTTCATGCTGCGCAGATCGAGGCTGCATCGCGGCTCCGGCACCGCCAATGTGGTGATCGTCGGAAGCGGCTTCTCACCGGAGGCGATGGCGCTGCGGGTGTTTGCCTCGCGATCGTATGTGCCCTTCCAGTGGATCGATCTCGATAGTCACGCCGACCCCATCGGCTTCCTCGCTCGGTTGGGAATAGACCCGGCTGCTGTTCCCGTGGTCATCACGCCCGCGTCTCGGCTCGACCAGCCCACCACCGTCGAGTTCGCTCATTCTCTCGGCCTCGACCATGGCCCCGCTCTCAACGATGTCCACGACGTTGTCATCGTGGGCCTCGGCCCAGCCGGCCTGGCGGCGGCCATCGTGGCGGTGTCGGAGGGCCTCGACGTGGTCTGTCTCGAAGCCGTCGCCGTTGGTGGACAGGCGGCCGCAAGTTCGCGCATCGAGAACTATCTCGGGTTCCCCAACGGCATTTCCGGCAAGGAGCTCACCACCTCCGCCGCCCTGCAAGCCCAGCGCCTCGGCGCCCGCCTCACGAGCCCCAGCAAGGTCGTCGGTCTACGGGTGGCGGATGAACACCGGGTGATCCAACTCGAAGACGGCACCGAAATCGCCAGCCGCACCGTGGTGATTGCATCGGGCGCACGCTATCGGCGGCTCGACGTGGAGGACTTGGCCCGATTCGAAGGTGCCGGGGTCTACTACTCCACCAGCAAAATCGAAACCCGTCTCTGTGCGGCCCAATCCGTGATCGTGGTGGGCGGCGGCGACTCAGCGGGCCAGGCCGCCCTGGCGCTGGCCCAGAACTGCGCGGCCGTGACCGTTCTGGCGCGACGCCCGAACCTGCCTGAAACCATGTCGCAGTATCTCGTGACCCGGATCGAAAGCCACCCGCGCATCCGCGTCATGAGCGGCACGGAGGTCCGCGTCATCACTGGCGTCGACGCAGTCGAGTCGGTCGTCGTCGAGAACACCATCACCGGTGAACGCGAAACGCTGCCGTGCCGCGCCGTGTTCTGTTTCATCGGTGCCGTCCCGGCCACCGAATGGCTGTGCGGCGCCGTGGCGCTGGATGCCAAGGGCTTCGCCCTCACCGCCGGTGACCTGCCGGCGAATCCAATCGATGGTGGCCTCTTCGGCGATTTCGATCCGTTGCCGTACGAAACCTCGCTACCAAGCGTATTCGCCGTGGGAGATGTGCGCTCACATTCAGTCAAGCGGGTCGCCAATGCCGTGGGTGAAGGATCAACGGTGGTCCATTCGATCCTTCGTACCCTCGACCCATGCCTCTGA
- a CDS encoding pentapeptide repeat-containing protein gives MSDQGRRGSIWSRRPRAGLSGADLHNARLTGAALTGASLSGSDLSGANLRYADLSGADLTLAHLTGADLLDADLSGANLTDANLTDANLRYANLTDANLSGANLRRANLKYAEMAGADLSGANLTDAYLRRADLSDLRWSNTTCPDGVVRNTPPPAQ, from the coding sequence ATGAGCGATCAGGGGCGTCGAGGTAGTATCTGGTCGAGGCGCCCTCGCGCCGGACTGTCGGGAGCGGATCTACACAACGCCCGACTCACCGGTGCTGCTCTCACCGGCGCTTCCCTCAGCGGTAGCGACCTCAGCGGCGCCAATCTGCGCTACGCCGACCTCAGCGGAGCCGACCTCACGCTGGCGCACCTAACCGGCGCCGACTTGCTCGACGCCGACCTCAGCGGTGCCAACCTGACCGACGCCAACCTGACCGACGCCAACCTGCGTTACGCCAACCTGACCGACGCCAACCTCAGCGGCGCCAACCTGCGCCGGGCCAACCTGAAATACGCCGAAATGGCCGGAGCCGACCTCAGCGGTGCCAACCTCACCGATGCCTACCTGCGTCGGGCCGACCTCAGCGATTTGCGGTGGTCGAATACGACGTGCCCCGACGGCGTCGTGCGAAACACACCCCCGCCAGCGCAGTAA
- a CDS encoding phosphotransferase family protein gives MSVTDDATGDPVLEVDRLGPWLDTLDLPGRGAPIESRYLSGGSQNQIFEIRRGDLHAALRIPPPTAPASRDAGIVREWRIIEALAGTDVPHTDAITVCEDPSILGRTFYLMGFVHGWSPIEVTEWPEPFQSDVAARQGLAYELIDGIARLARVDWRAKGLHDLGHPDGFHDRQVDRWLAFLDRIKGRDLPGLDEASQWLRTHRPIDFVPGLMHGDYQFANVMYAHGGPARLAAIVDWEMGTVGDPKLDLAWVIQSWPEHPDDVPDIGYVDLTGMPTRDQLLARYAAGSGRQVDDMDYYLVLARWKLAIVLEQGFQRAGGDPKLMAFGDIVVNLMASAAETAARSDYR, from the coding sequence GTGAGCGTCACCGACGACGCCACCGGCGATCCGGTTCTCGAAGTCGACCGTCTGGGCCCCTGGCTCGACACCCTCGACCTGCCCGGACGCGGGGCACCCATCGAATCGCGTTACCTCTCCGGCGGCAGTCAGAACCAGATCTTCGAGATCCGTCGTGGCGATCTGCACGCCGCGCTGCGGATTCCTCCGCCCACCGCCCCGGCGAGCCGTGACGCCGGCATCGTGCGCGAGTGGCGCATCATCGAAGCGCTGGCGGGCACCGATGTGCCCCACACCGATGCCATCACCGTGTGCGAGGACCCCTCGATACTGGGCCGCACGTTCTACCTGATGGGTTTTGTCCACGGCTGGTCACCGATCGAAGTAACCGAGTGGCCCGAGCCTTTCCAATCCGATGTCGCGGCCCGTCAGGGCTTGGCCTACGAGTTGATCGACGGTATCGCCCGACTGGCGCGGGTTGATTGGCGGGCCAAGGGTCTCCACGATCTTGGCCACCCCGACGGCTTCCACGACCGGCAGGTGGACCGGTGGCTGGCCTTCCTCGACCGCATCAAGGGTCGAGATCTTCCCGGCCTCGACGAGGCCTCACAGTGGCTACGGACCCACCGACCGATCGACTTCGTTCCCGGCCTCATGCACGGCGATTACCAGTTCGCCAACGTCATGTATGCCCATGGCGGCCCAGCCCGTCTTGCCGCCATTGTCGACTGGGAGATGGGCACCGTCGGTGATCCGAAACTCGACCTGGCCTGGGTCATCCAGTCCTGGCCCGAGCACCCCGACGATGTGCCCGATATTGGCTACGTGGACCTCACCGGTATGCCCACTCGCGACCAACTCCTCGCCCGCTACGCCGCCGGGTCGGGTCGTCAGGTCGACGACATGGACTATTACCTGGTGCTCGCCCGCTGGAAGCTCGCCATCGTGCTCGAACAAGGCTTCCAACGGGCCGGGGGCGATCCCAAACTCATGGCGTTCGGCGACATCGTTGTCAACCTCATGGCCAGTGCCGCCGAGACCGCCGCCCGCAGCGACTACCGATAA
- a CDS encoding acyl-CoA dehydrogenase — protein MWDFETEPEFQEHLHWVENFVKEEIEPLDLVWGGLEFTPLDDNRRRAIDPLKQQVRERGLWAAHLGPELGGQGYGQLKLSLMNEILGRSGWAPIVFGTQAPDTGNAEIIAHYGTDEQKATYLQPLLAGEVFSCYSMTEPHAGADPTMFTTRAIRDGDEWVIEGWKWFSSNARTAAFLIVMVVTDPDVSAYRGMSMFLVPTDTPGVTIVRNAGLGSEAADEGSHALIHYDQVRVPAQALLGGEGEAFAIAQTRLGGGRIHHAMRTIGMCNRAFDMMCERALSRETQGSLLADKQFVQGYIADSYAEIKQFRLLVLHTAWSIDRYQDYRRVRKDIAAVKVLMPGLITNVVQRSMQVHGALGVSNEMPLARMWLAGPILGLADGPTEVHKVTVARQVLRDYRASDDLWPTEHRPKKLAAAQQKLAAYLELEVGNL, from the coding sequence ATGTGGGATTTCGAGACCGAACCGGAGTTTCAGGAGCACCTGCACTGGGTGGAGAACTTCGTCAAGGAGGAGATCGAACCTCTTGACCTCGTGTGGGGGGGGCTCGAGTTCACTCCGTTGGACGACAACCGCCGTCGGGCCATCGACCCCCTGAAACAGCAGGTACGGGAACGGGGCCTCTGGGCCGCTCACCTCGGCCCCGAACTCGGCGGGCAGGGCTACGGCCAACTGAAACTGTCCCTGATGAACGAGATCCTGGGCCGATCAGGGTGGGCACCGATCGTGTTCGGAACCCAGGCACCCGACACCGGCAACGCCGAGATCATCGCCCACTACGGCACCGACGAGCAGAAGGCTACCTACCTCCAGCCGTTGCTAGCCGGCGAGGTGTTCTCGTGTTATTCGATGACCGAACCCCATGCCGGGGCCGACCCCACCATGTTCACCACCCGGGCCATTCGCGACGGCGACGAGTGGGTGATCGAGGGCTGGAAGTGGTTCTCGTCCAATGCCCGTACGGCCGCGTTCCTCATCGTCATGGTCGTGACCGACCCCGACGTGAGCGCCTACCGGGGCATGTCGATGTTCCTCGTCCCCACCGACACCCCCGGTGTCACCATCGTGCGGAACGCGGGCCTCGGTAGCGAGGCCGCCGACGAGGGGAGCCATGCCCTCATCCACTACGACCAGGTTCGGGTACCGGCGCAGGCCCTCCTGGGCGGCGAGGGCGAGGCCTTCGCTATCGCCCAGACCCGCCTGGGCGGGGGGCGCATCCACCACGCGATGCGCACCATCGGGATGTGCAACCGGGCCTTCGACATGATGTGCGAGCGGGCCCTGAGCCGCGAGACCCAGGGGTCCCTGCTGGCCGATAAGCAGTTCGTGCAGGGCTACATCGCCGACTCCTACGCCGAGATCAAACAGTTCCGGCTCCTCGTGTTACACACGGCATGGTCGATCGACCGCTACCAGGACTACCGGCGAGTGCGAAAAGACATTGCCGCCGTGAAGGTGCTCATGCCGGGACTGATCACCAACGTGGTGCAGCGTTCGATGCAGGTACACGGCGCCCTGGGTGTGTCCAACGAGATGCCCCTGGCCCGCATGTGGCTGGCCGGTCCGATTTTGGGGTTAGCCGACGGACCCACCGAGGTGCACAAGGTCACCGTCGCCCGTCAGGTGCTGCGCGACTACCGCGCCAGTGACGACCTGTGGCCCACCGAACATCGGCCCAAGAAACTGGCGGCCGCCCAGCAAAAACTGGCCGCCTATCTTGAACTGGAAGTGGGGAACCTGTGA
- a CDS encoding LLM class F420-dependent oxidoreductase, which produces MSIGVFDQHESVNGLVESARDVAARGFGSFWVPQIFGLDAITALAVVAHEVPTIEIGTAVVPTYPRHPMMMAAQSLTLQQISGGRFTLGIGLSHQIVIDSMLGMSFDKPVRHLREYLSILIPLLQGEASDFTGETLTAKLSLGIPDAPPVPVLVAALGSQMLKLAGTRTEGTITWMTGPATIESHVGPAIREAAAAAGRPEPRIVAALPVCVTDDPDAERERAAKVFAMYGYLPSYRAMLDLEGAAGPANVAIVGDAATVVAGIERVMDAGATDFVAVPFANRHDTLDVVASLL; this is translated from the coding sequence ATGAGCATCGGCGTTTTTGATCAGCACGAGTCGGTGAACGGCCTGGTGGAGAGCGCCCGCGACGTCGCGGCTCGGGGATTTGGGTCGTTCTGGGTGCCCCAGATCTTCGGCCTTGATGCCATTACGGCGCTGGCGGTAGTGGCGCATGAGGTGCCCACCATCGAGATCGGCACCGCAGTCGTGCCTACCTACCCTCGGCATCCAATGATGATGGCCGCCCAGTCGCTGACGCTGCAGCAGATCAGCGGCGGCCGGTTCACCCTGGGTATCGGGCTATCGCATCAGATTGTGATCGACTCGATGCTTGGTATGTCCTTCGATAAACCGGTGCGCCACCTGCGTGAGTATCTGTCGATTCTCATCCCCCTTCTGCAGGGTGAGGCCAGCGACTTCACCGGCGAAACCCTCACAGCCAAACTCAGCCTGGGTATCCCCGACGCTCCCCCGGTTCCGGTTCTCGTGGCGGCGTTGGGCAGCCAGATGCTGAAACTGGCCGGCACTCGCACCGAGGGAACCATCACCTGGATGACCGGACCCGCCACCATCGAATCCCACGTAGGGCCGGCGATTCGCGAGGCGGCGGCGGCGGCCGGGCGGCCCGAGCCGCGCATCGTGGCCGCTCTCCCGGTGTGCGTTACCGACGACCCCGATGCGGAACGGGAACGCGCCGCCAAGGTCTTCGCCATGTACGGATACCTGCCGTCGTATCGAGCGATGCTGGATCTGGAAGGGGCGGCCGGGCCGGCCAATGTGGCCATCGTGGGCGATGCAGCCACGGTGGTGGCGGGTATCGAACGGGTCATGGACGCCGGGGCCACCGACTTCGTGGCCGTTCCCTTCGCCAACCGTCACGACACCCTTGATGTGGTGGCCTCGCTGCTCTGA
- a CDS encoding long-chain-fatty-acid--CoA ligase, which translates to MHNTPDVGLGRLLAQRVLLAPHNRAVTFEGETWTYADLLDRADRCAASLRIGGVRPGDRVAYLGLNHPAFFVAMFGAARLGAIFVPLNFRLTGSELDFIINDAGVHTVIVDDAHTQVIDDIRPQLSCARYIGAESGRAGWEALDEVLASTSPLEEAAAVKADDVALIMYTSGTTGRPKGAMLTHGNIAWNNINAMNAASFGNDEVSLVVAPLFHIGGLNVLTILTMQRGGEIVLHRTFDPGAALTAIETHGVTNMFGVPAIFLFMSQQPAFDTTDFTSVRLFLVGGAPVPEPLLVLYNDRAIPIVQGYGLTETAPLSSLLLAEFAATKVGSAGQAPLYSDLGVLDEDGNPSPVGTRGEICTRGPNVMAGYWNRPEATAEVIDEHGWFHSGDIGYFDEDGFLFVVDRLKDMVITGGENVYPAEVESVLYSHPRVGEVAVIGLADERWGEAVVAAVVLKPGQELTLAELRDFASQSLAKYKLPTRLEIIDELPRNPAGKVLKFELRQRYQDE; encoded by the coding sequence ATGCACAACACCCCTGACGTAGGCCTCGGTCGCCTTTTGGCCCAGAGGGTGCTCTTGGCACCACACAATCGGGCCGTCACCTTCGAAGGGGAAACCTGGACGTACGCCGACCTATTGGATCGGGCTGATCGATGCGCGGCCTCGCTGCGCATCGGCGGGGTGAGGCCGGGGGACCGGGTGGCCTATCTGGGCCTGAACCACCCCGCGTTTTTTGTCGCCATGTTCGGTGCCGCACGCCTTGGGGCCATCTTCGTCCCGCTCAACTTCCGCCTGACAGGCTCCGAACTCGACTTCATCATCAATGATGCCGGCGTGCACACCGTTATCGTGGATGACGCCCACACCCAGGTGATCGACGACATCCGCCCCCAACTGTCATGCGCCCGCTACATCGGCGCCGAAAGCGGCCGCGCCGGATGGGAAGCCCTCGACGAGGTCCTGGCGTCCACCTCGCCGCTGGAGGAAGCGGCGGCGGTGAAGGCCGACGATGTGGCACTGATCATGTACACCTCCGGAACCACCGGGCGACCCAAGGGGGCGATGTTGACCCACGGCAATATCGCCTGGAACAACATCAACGCCATGAACGCGGCGTCCTTCGGCAACGACGAGGTAAGCCTGGTCGTGGCACCGTTGTTTCACATCGGTGGACTCAACGTTCTCACGATCCTCACGATGCAGCGGGGAGGCGAGATCGTGCTGCATCGCACCTTCGACCCGGGTGCCGCGCTCACCGCCATCGAGACCCACGGGGTGACCAACATGTTTGGTGTTCCGGCCATCTTTTTGTTCATGAGCCAACAACCCGCCTTCGACACCACCGACTTCACCAGCGTGCGGCTCTTCCTCGTCGGTGGTGCGCCGGTGCCCGAGCCACTGCTGGTGCTCTACAACGATCGAGCGATTCCCATCGTGCAGGGCTACGGCCTCACGGAAACGGCGCCCCTATCGTCACTCTTGCTGGCCGAGTTTGCCGCGACGAAGGTGGGATCGGCAGGCCAGGCCCCGCTGTATTCCGACCTCGGGGTGCTCGACGAGGACGGCAACCCGTCGCCGGTGGGCACCCGCGGGGAGATCTGTACCCGCGGTCCCAATGTGATGGCGGGCTACTGGAATCGCCCCGAGGCCACCGCCGAGGTGATCGACGAGCACGGATGGTTTCACTCTGGGGACATTGGCTATTTCGACGAGGACGGCTTCCTGTTCGTGGTGGACCGCCTCAAGGACATGGTGATCACCGGGGGAGAGAACGTGTACCCAGCCGAGGTGGAGTCGGTGCTCTACAGCCATCCCCGCGTGGGGGAAGTGGCCGTTATCGGTCTGGCCGATGAGCGATGGGGTGAGGCCGTGGTCGCGGCGGTGGTCCTGAAACCGGGTCAGGAACTGACCCTCGCTGAACTCCGAGACTTCGCGAGCCAGAGCTTGGCGAAATACAAACTTCCCACTCGGCTCGAGATCATCGATGAGCTGCCGAGAAACCCGGCCGGCAAGGTTCTGAAATTCGAGTTGCGCCAGCGCTACCAGGATGAGTGA
- a CDS encoding SDR family oxidoreductase gives MGSSPEDNSDVPHPLRGASVLLAGATGGIGAALAEELHRRGARLLLVGRDAGRLQEMTVPGRRVPLDLRTPEACVAAVEAAIDHAGRLDVVINAVGVVAFGPMADVSADTMEELFLTNTFVPIMLAQAALNRMSAGGAIVNISGVIAEENRPGMAIYGASKAAVRSFDQALAREARRSKIRVLDARPPHTETGLAERPLAGTAPKLPVGLAPHQVAVTICEALEQGVTDLPSASF, from the coding sequence GTGGGCTCCAGCCCTGAAGACAACAGCGATGTTCCCCATCCACTGAGGGGAGCATCGGTGCTCCTCGCCGGGGCCACTGGGGGTATCGGGGCGGCCCTCGCTGAGGAGCTGCATCGACGGGGGGCCCGCCTCCTGCTGGTGGGGCGGGATGCCGGTCGTCTGCAGGAAATGACCGTGCCGGGACGGCGCGTTCCCCTGGATCTCCGCACTCCCGAGGCCTGTGTTGCGGCGGTAGAAGCCGCTATCGATCACGCCGGTCGGCTCGACGTGGTGATCAACGCGGTGGGGGTGGTGGCCTTCGGCCCGATGGCGGATGTGTCGGCCGACACCATGGAGGAACTGTTTCTCACCAACACCTTCGTACCGATCATGTTGGCTCAAGCGGCGCTGAATCGGATGAGTGCCGGGGGTGCCATTGTGAACATCTCGGGGGTGATCGCCGAGGAGAACCGGCCGGGTATGGCCATCTACGGAGCCTCGAAGGCGGCGGTGCGATCCTTCGACCAAGCCCTAGCCCGGGAGGCTCGTCGCAGCAAGATTCGGGTGCTTGATGCCCGCCCGCCCCATACGGAAACCGGATTAGCGGAGCGACCGCTGGCGGGTACGGCCCCCAAGTTGCCCGTTGGTCTCGCTCCGCACCAGGTGGCGGTTACGATCTGTGAGGCATTGGAACAGGGTGTGACGGACCTTCCGAGCGCGAGTTTCTGA
- a CDS encoding FAD-binding protein, with protein MTVVDVVIVGAGVAGLACAQDLIRAEVSCTVLEASDAVGGRVRTDSVDGFLLDRGFQILLTAYPEVQQRLDVDALGLSLFDPGAVIRVRGGFHRVSDPRRFPLRIPETVAAPIGSLADKIRLARLVLDVRRSSVQDLLRRPDTSTAERLQAAGFSPQMIGSFWQPLFAGIQLDPDLEVSSRRFETILRMLAVGAIGVPARGMGEIPAQLAATLPEGVVRLGAMVREVTPAGAVLEGGERVDARVVVVATEGPVAHRLVGAAVPDPGSRAAGCCWFASPDPPRRGPVLILDGEASGPVKNVAVMSEVAPSYAPPGRALVAAAVPGADSLDPDITGRAREQLARWFGSTTGEWEHLRTDVIPHGQPAQRAPLRPKQAVALGDGLFVCGDHRDTASLQGAMFSGGRTAVAVQGYLSSP; from the coding sequence CTGACCGTGGTCGACGTAGTGATCGTGGGGGCTGGGGTGGCCGGGCTGGCCTGCGCCCAGGACCTGATACGGGCCGAAGTGTCCTGCACCGTGCTCGAGGCATCCGACGCCGTGGGGGGCCGGGTGCGCACCGACTCGGTGGATGGGTTTCTTCTCGATCGTGGCTTCCAGATCCTGCTGACGGCCTACCCCGAGGTACAACAACGGCTCGACGTAGATGCCCTGGGCCTGTCTCTCTTCGACCCCGGAGCGGTGATACGGGTACGGGGCGGCTTTCATCGGGTGAGCGATCCTCGCCGGTTCCCCCTACGGATCCCCGAGACGGTGGCAGCGCCCATCGGCTCGCTGGCCGACAAGATCCGCCTCGCTCGTCTGGTGCTGGACGTGCGGCGATCAAGCGTCCAAGATCTGCTCCGTCGCCCCGACACCAGCACCGCGGAGCGACTACAGGCCGCCGGATTTTCGCCCCAGATGATCGGGTCGTTCTGGCAGCCACTGTTCGCCGGGATCCAACTGGATCCCGACCTGGAGGTATCCAGCCGACGCTTCGAGACGATCTTGCGGATGCTGGCGGTGGGGGCCATCGGTGTGCCGGCTCGAGGGATGGGGGAGATCCCCGCGCAACTGGCGGCCACGCTGCCAGAGGGGGTCGTTCGGCTTGGGGCGATGGTGCGAGAGGTCACTCCGGCTGGGGCGGTACTGGAGGGGGGTGAGCGGGTAGATGCTCGGGTGGTGGTCGTGGCCACGGAAGGACCGGTAGCCCACCGCCTGGTGGGGGCCGCCGTGCCCGATCCGGGTTCGCGGGCTGCCGGTTGCTGTTGGTTCGCCAGCCCGGATCCGCCGCGCCGCGGCCCGGTGCTGATCCTCGATGGTGAGGCCAGCGGCCCGGTGAAGAACGTGGCGGTAATGAGTGAGGTGGCCCCGTCCTACGCCCCGCCGGGGCGGGCCTTGGTGGCGGCGGCGGTTCCCGGGGCCGATTCCCTCGACCCCGACATCACCGGCCGAGCCCGTGAGCAACTGGCCCGCTGGTTCGGGTCGACCACCGGCGAGTGGGAGCACCTGCGCACCGATGTGATCCCTCACGGGCAGCCGGCCCAGCGCGCCCCCCTTCGCCCCAAGCAGGCCGTGGCACTGGGCGATGGCCTGTTTGTATGTGGCGATCATCGCGATACCGCTTCGCTCCAGGGGGCGATGTTCAGCGGGGGACGTACCGCCGTCGCGGTGCAGGGGTATCTCTCCTCCCCGTGA
- a CDS encoding DNA starvation/stationary phase protection protein — MPEFPIDIGIAEDDRLAITEGLSRLLADTYTLYLKTHNYHWNVTGPMFQTLHLMFEGQYVELSLAVDLIAERIRSLGVPAPASYQAFIRLSSISEDEDHPIATEMITRLVADHEAITRTARSVFPRVEEAQDEVTADLLTQRLQVHEKTAWMLRSLLA, encoded by the coding sequence ATGCCTGAGTTTCCTATCGACATCGGCATTGCCGAAGACGACCGCCTAGCGATCACGGAAGGGCTGTCGCGGCTGCTCGCCGATACCTACACGCTGTATCTCAAGACCCATAACTACCACTGGAACGTGACCGGCCCGATGTTCCAAACGCTGCACCTCATGTTCGAGGGGCAGTACGTCGAACTTTCTCTGGCGGTAGATCTGATCGCGGAGCGCATCCGTTCTTTGGGGGTGCCCGCCCCCGCCAGTTACCAAGCATTTATCCGCCTGTCGTCAATTTCCGAGGACGAGGATCACCCAATTGCCACCGAGATGATCACCCGTCTGGTAGCCGATCATGAAGCCATTACCCGCACGGCCCGATCGGTGTTTCCGCGAGTGGAAGAAGCGCAGGACGAAGTGACCGCCGATCTGTTGACACAGCGGTTGCAGGTGCACGAGAAGACCGCCTGGATGCTCCGTAGCCTTCTGGCCTAA
- a CDS encoding cupin domain-containing protein, producing the protein MVGPLVHPSTPLRLLVSSPYFTSEGQVPVERRGELFSWRTLLSADRTPTEGITMGTAEIPPAAPTAGARHRHPVAEVYYITSGTGLVHIDDQAHAVEAGTALFIPSNAWHYVTNVGTDPLRVLYVFPVDSFDDVVYEYAERTEGPDT; encoded by the coding sequence ATGGTGGGACCGCTGGTTCATCCATCGACGCCCCTGAGGTTGCTTGTGTCCAGCCCCTATTTCACCAGTGAAGGTCAGGTGCCCGTGGAGCGGCGGGGTGAGTTGTTCTCGTGGCGGACGCTGCTCAGTGCCGACCGCACCCCCACCGAGGGCATCACGATGGGCACCGCCGAGATCCCGCCGGCTGCTCCCACCGCCGGTGCCCGCCATCGCCACCCCGTGGCCGAGGTGTACTACATCACCTCCGGCACCGGTCTTGTGCACATCGATGATCAAGCCCATGCCGTGGAGGCGGGAACCGCCCTGTTCATACCGAGCAACGCGTGGCACTACGTGACGAACGTAGGCACTGACCCGCTGCGGGTGCTGTACGTCTTTCCCGTCGACAGTTTCGACGACGTGGTGTACGAGTACGCCGAACGCACCGAGGGGCCCGACACCTGA
- a CDS encoding FKBP-type peptidyl-prolyl cis-trans isomerase, producing MTKPAGRKTTRQPATTFSRRKASRRRRPDPAPTVTLSDTGAPTIALGDGAAVPALVVQPLITGTGAKVEEGQSVTVHYTGALYTDGSVFHSSWDRSEPFTFVVGSGEVIPGWDKALVGQTVGSQLLLVIPAVDAYGDAGQGKIPAGPPSSS from the coding sequence TTGACCAAACCTGCAGGACGAAAAACTACGAGACAACCAGCAACTACATTTTCTCGCCGTAAAGCAAGTCGCCGGCGTCGCCCAGACCCGGCACCCACCGTCACCTTGAGCGATACCGGCGCCCCCACCATTGCCCTCGGCGATGGCGCCGCGGTGCCGGCGCTAGTGGTGCAACCTCTCATCACGGGTACCGGAGCGAAGGTGGAGGAAGGCCAATCGGTAACCGTCCATTACACCGGTGCCTTGTACACCGACGGCTCGGTGTTCCACTCCTCCTGGGACCGATCGGAGCCCTTTACTTTCGTCGTCGGGTCCGGCGAGGTGATCCCCGGTTGGGACAAGGCGTTGGTGGGTCAGACCGTGGGGTCTCAGTTGCTTCTCGTGATTCCGGCGGTGGACGCCTACGGGGATGCCGGCCAGGGGAAAATACCGGCGGGGCCACCCTCATCTTCGTAG